From the genome of Nitrosopumilus sp., one region includes:
- the cas1 gene encoding CRISPR-associated endonuclease Cas1 produces the protein MNPLLITGFGTSINVEKRKLIITNKLKDTRLEFYPHKINHDGIIIDGHTGNITFEAMRWLSKHNINLTLLNWNGQLLANVMPEQPKSGKLRVKQYQKYLDSTDRFEIALKIVQTKIEHSLNLLEELSKFYKSVDFTKIRKSAEKEDLLLLSIMKNSENQGISKSIKQLMTYEGRIARIYHDNLTAIFNELNPEFNFTGRKNKTNSRNYNASDEINALLNYGYAILESEIRKSVNGIGLDYSIGFLHEINQSRTPLVYDIQELFRWLIDVSVIQLLEEKKIKKSDFIITENYHTRLGEGVAKLLIEKINSNFNAKYNYKNGKNYSYQIIFQDSLQQLSNFIVEKKEEFEFVIPKMKIDRKDNLELREKILNMTPEERKRLGINKSTLWHIRKNFSDGKTPKIYEKVLLKIK, from the coding sequence TTGAACCCCCTACTCATCACAGGCTTTGGCACATCAATCAACGTGGAGAAGAGAAAGCTGATCATCACAAACAAGCTCAAAGATACAAGACTGGAATTTTATCCTCACAAGATTAACCATGACGGAATAATAATTGACGGCCATACAGGCAACATTACTTTTGAGGCGATGAGGTGGCTCTCAAAGCACAACATCAACCTGACATTGCTTAACTGGAACGGTCAATTACTGGCAAATGTGATGCCTGAGCAGCCAAAATCAGGCAAATTACGCGTAAAACAGTACCAAAAGTACCTTGATTCTACAGATAGATTCGAGATTGCCCTGAAGATAGTGCAGACTAAGATCGAACATTCTCTAAATTTGTTGGAAGAGTTATCTAAATTCTATAAATCTGTAGATTTTACCAAAATAAGGAAATCTGCAGAAAAAGAAGATTTGTTATTATTGAGTATAATGAAGAATAGTGAGAATCAAGGAATTTCAAAATCAATCAAACAATTGATGACGTATGAAGGAAGAATTGCAAGAATTTATCACGATAATTTAACTGCAATATTCAATGAATTAAATCCAGAGTTTAATTTTACAGGAAGAAAGAACAAAACAAACTCTAGAAATTATAATGCATCAGATGAAATTAATGCTCTTTTGAATTATGGCTATGCTATTTTAGAATCCGAAATTAGAAAAAGTGTTAATGGGATAGGTCTTGACTACTCTATCGGATTTTTACATGAGATTAATCAGAGCAGAACTCCATTAGTCTATGACATTCAGGAATTATTCAGATGGTTAATTGATGTTTCTGTGATACAATTATTGGAAGAAAAGAAGATCAAGAAATCAGATTTCATAATTACAGAGAACTATCATACAAGGTTGGGAGAAGGTGTTGCTAAATTATTGATAGAGAAAATTAATTCAAACTTTAATGCTAAATATAATTATAAGAATGGCAAGAACTATTCTTATCAGATTATTTTCCAGGATAGCCTACAGCAATTATCCAACTTCATAGTAGAGAAAAAGGAAGAGTTTGAATTTGTCATACCTAAAATGAAAATAGACAGAAAGGATAATCTAGAATTAAGAGAAAAGATTCTGAATATGACTCCAGAAGAAAGAAAAAGATTGGGAATCAATAAATCCACATTGTGGCACATCAGAAAGAATTTCTCCGATGGAAAAACTCCTAAAATCTATGAGAAAGTTCTCTTGAAGATTAAATGA
- a CDS encoding mechanosensitive ion channel: MTEWIYGIVSIIITITIIGITKIIDKTKFSELHGSQKILGIIAILTIIGEVIYLSITYGLLEFALETITSVGLGIVLLGVAFQNKLKNAIAGVSIAVDPRIHLGDFIEVKHVKGKIVQFGLTKTVIETDEGLKVMIPNVKFDEEIIRIEPKKKKKADS, translated from the coding sequence ATGACTGAATGGATTTACGGAATAGTATCCATAATTATCACAATAACTATTATTGGTATTACAAAAATTATTGACAAAACAAAGTTCAGTGAGTTGCATGGCTCTCAAAAGATTTTGGGAATTATTGCAATTTTGACAATCATTGGTGAAGTGATATATCTTTCAATCACATACGGATTGCTTGAATTTGCCTTGGAAACAATAACTTCAGTTGGACTTGGGATAGTCTTGCTGGGTGTAGCTTTTCAAAATAAACTAAAAAATGCAATAGCCGGAGTCAGCATAGCAGTTGATCCTAGAATTCATCTCGGAGATTTTATTGAAGTCAAGCATGTCAAAGGGAAAATTGTTCAGTTTGGACTCACCAAAACGGTCATAGAGACAGATGAGGGACTCAAGGTGATGATTCCAAATGTAAAATTTGATGAGGAAATTATCCGTATAGAGCCAAAGAAGAAGAAGAAGGCAGATTCATAA